One window of Drosophila busckii strain San Diego stock center, stock number 13000-0081.31 chromosome 3L, ASM1175060v1, whole genome shotgun sequence genomic DNA carries:
- the LOC108599244 gene encoding serine protease 1, whose amino-acid sequence MQNFIYLTLLLLVASSGSNKQLKLQLLRNIPLPKAQQFDFFGGYKPAANEINYVVALNFRSGSSSWFCAGTLIAHRWLLTVASCTSGAAQVKISLGASNRRRMQSVLRVSSKCFFAHAAYNGYYENDIALIQIPYVEYTPRVQAAILPQASGDYSQVRALTAGWGEHKGSSLHNLELRVVQLRTLHNAHCKGYGKHFTPDMICAQLPNKEHSCHLDSGSPLVLRRQPLLIGIASFGTQLGCKSNAPLGYTRITAYVSWINNTMQANENL is encoded by the coding sequence ATGCagaattttatatacttgacgctgcttttgttagtcgccagcagtggcagcaacaagcagcttaaactgcagctgctgcggaaTATTCCGCTGCCCAAAGCGCAGCAATTCGATTTCTTCGGCGGCTACAAACCCGCAGCCAATGAAATCAACTATGTGGTGGCTTTAAACTTTAGAAGCGGCAGCTCGAGTTGGTTCTGCGCTGGAACACTCATTGCACATCGCTGGCTGCTTACAGTGGCGTCCTGCACAAGTGGAGCGGCGCAGGTGAAAATTAGCTTGGGAGCCTCGAATCGCAGGCGCATGCAAAGTGTGCTGCGAGTTTCGAGCAAATGCTTCTTTGCACACGCAGCATACAATGGATATTATGAGAATGACATAGCGCTCATACAGATACCCTATGTTGagtatacgccgcgtgtgcAGGCTGCAATATTGCCGCAGGCCAGCGGCGACTACAGTCAGGTGCGTGCGCTTACAGCGGGTTGGGGTGAGCACAAGGGCAGCTCGTTGCACAATTTAGAGCTGCGTGTGGTGCAGTTGCGTACGTTGCACAATGCGCACTGCAAAGGCTATGGCAAGCACTTTACGCCGGACATGATCTGTGCCCAGTTGCCCAACAAGGAGCACAGTTGTCACCTGGACTCGGGCAGTCCTTTAGTGTTGCGCCGTCAGCCTTTGCTCATTGGCATCGCTTCGTTTGGCACGCAGCTTGGCTGCAAGTCCAACGCTCCGCTGGGCTATACTCGCATCACGGCTTATGTGTCATGGATAAACAATACAATGCAAGCTAATGAGAATTTGTAA